The Caloranaerobacter sp. TR13 genomic interval TTGAAATAACTAACACCTCCACCTGTTATTACCATACCAGTTAATATCTTATCTTTAACTCTATTTTTTATTAAATCTATATTAATTAGCTCAAATATCTCCTTTATTCTAGCTTCAATTATTTCGGATAGTTGCATTTCATTAATTTCTAAATTATTACTAAACCCTAAAGGGTTTATTTCAAAAACATTATTATCATCAGCTAACTTCGTATAAGCAACTCCAAATTTCTTTTTAATTTCTTCACTTCTATTAAAAGGTAATCTAAGTCCAACTGATATATCATTAGTAATATGATTGCCTGCAATAGGCAAAATATTTGAATATATCAAAGTTCCATTTTTAAAAACAGAAAAATCACTTGTTCCTGCACCAATATCTAACAGCAAAACTCCTAAATCCTTTTCATCTTTCGTTAAAACAGCTTCAGAAGTCGCTATAGGTTCCATTACAATGCCTAATACTTCTATACCTGCTTTATTAACACTTTTGACCAAATTAAGCACAGTAGTTGTTGACCCTACAATTATATCTGCCTCAACCTCTAGTCTTATCCCAACCATTCCTACAGGATCACTAATTTCATCATATCCATCAACTATATACTGTCTAGGTATTATATCAATAATTCTCTTATCTTGAGGTATTGATACAATCGTCGCTGAATTTAAAACTCTTTTTACGTCTTCAAAAGAAATCTCTTTATCATCGCTTGATACAGCTATAATTCCTTTATTTCTAAAGAGCTTTGTATATCCACCTGGGATATTTATATAAGCTTCATAAACTTCAAGATCTGCCATATTTTCAGCTTGGGTAACAGCTTCAAGTATAGCCTTAGTAGTTTCTTCTATATCTACTACAACACCTTTTTTTATACCTTTACATCTACTTTTACCTATCCCCACAATTTGTAATTGTCCATTACTATCTATTTCTGATATAATTACACAAATTTTTGAACTGCCTAAATCTATCGAAGTAACAACATTCCCCATATGTTTACGCCCCCTTTAAAAGCTCAACCCCTTTTTTACCTATTAATAAGTATCCTTCTAATAATAGCAAAATTCTGGAATAATCTACTTCCAAATGCAAAAATAGCTGCATAGTAAAGGGGCACTCCTAATCTATCTCCAATATAAGCTAAAAATGCTGCTAATATTGCATTTCCAAAGAATCCTGTAACAAAAATACGTGTATCAAATTTTTGTTCTAAATTTGCTCTAATTCCCCCAAAAACTGAATCCAAACATGCTAGTATTGCAACTGAAATATATAATGAATAACTCGTCGAATAAGTCACAGGTATATAAAATCCTATCAATACACCTATTAAAATACCTAAAAGTGCTAAAATCATTTTATTCACCCTCTTCTATAGGCTTAGCCTGATTAAAAGTAATGTTACCCCAATATCTTGGGATAAAAATATTATCACTTATTTTAGTCTGTATTTTTATATTTCTAACTTCTTTTAGTATATATCCATTTGTATTAGGTGCATTTATAGCTGCATATAATACCTTAGGGTCTCCTATTGCTTTTATTACAAATGGAGAAGCTAGCCTTTCTTTATTTACTGTTATAATAGGTCCTCCACATTTTATTTCAGACCTTGATAAAATTCTCTGTCCATTAATACTTATTGCTTCAGCACCAGCTGCACTTAAATCATTAATCAATTTTAGAACATCTAAGTCATGTACTAAATCATAATTTACATTTTCTCCATAAGAAACCTCTTTATCGTTATCCTCCATTTTAATTATAATACCTGGTCCTTGAACATCTTCTAAACCTATTTCAAATCTTATATCTTTAATCTCTTGCTCAAGCAGTTCAGCAAAAGAATCTTTATCTACGATAGCTTTATGATATTTATTTATCTCGCTTTTTTTCTCTTCTATTAATCTCTTTAGATTACTAATTTCTCTTTTGTAATTATTAATTTCCTTTTTTGTCATCTTAATCGAGTTTAAAGATACTAGTGTATAATCATCAATATTCTGTTTAAATTGAAATGAAAAAAGTATTCCAGTAATAATAGTAACTATCAATATAGTTATATTGCCAATATATTTTTTATCCATCCTTCTCACCTTATTTTTTTAATCAGTAGCATTATCTATTGGCTTTGCATATTTAAATTCATTTAGTCTTGTATATCTAGGTATTTCTATATTTTTTTCTTCTTTGATTTGTACATCTAGATTAAATAAATTTTCCATATACCAAACCACTCCTCCTTTAAGTCTAAGAGCTGATTCTAAAATCTTTGGTTCACCAATTGCCTTAATTATAAAAGGAGGACCATACGAAACACCATTAATCTCAAGATGATTCCCAGCAGGCACTATTTCAGTAAATCCTGTATATCTCTGTTCATTAACAGAAATTGCTTCTGCACCTGCAGCATTTAGATTACTAATTATCTCTAACAAAAAGTCATAATTATTAACTATAATGCTTGTATCGTCTCCAAATTGTACTTCAATAGGTGGATCATTTACTACTACTATTATACCTGGTCCTTTTACTGGCTCATATCCACCAAACATCCTATATTTCTGCAATTCTTTCATCAAATTTTTAATATAGACATTTTCTTCAGCAGCATTTTTTTCATACTGTTTTACTTTAGATTCTAAGCTATTTAATTCCTCTAACAATTTTTCCTTTTCATCTTTTAGCTTTTTTAATTCTAAAGCCAATTGCTGTGCACTTTTAGTCGGCAAAATACCGTTGCCTACAGTTTCATTAACTGTTTTAAATTGTATTGCTATAATTATTCCAAGTATTAAGCATACCAAAGCAAATGCTATTTTACTCTTTAACTCTCTCATTATATTTTATCCTCCTAGTCACCTTCTGGTATGAAAATAGGACTATCTCCCTTATTAAAATAAATTGTACCTTTATCTATACCTCTATTTTTCAAATCATCAAGTATTTTAATAGTAAAGCTTAATTTATATTTTACATTATTTAGGTATCCAAATGCAACTTTAATACCAGATTTTAAATAGATTACTATATTAGACTTATTATCTATTTTAACTTTTTTCATTTCTTTATATAGACCAATTTTTTTGCAATCTTTAATTAAATCTATTATTTTTTCTAAACTAATATTATTTTCTAATGAAATTTTTTTGCCAATTGAAATATCTTTAATATTAATACCTTCAATTTCTAACAGATTCTCTTTTTTATAAGCTAATAAATTCAAGACATATCCTTCATCATCTATATATATATATGAATCTAAATAAGGTATAAGTAAAAATTCATTTCTTTCTTTTATTGTAATTACAAGCTTATTAGGAAAAAGTCTTTTTATATTTACAGATTTTACATATGGATGAGATAATAAATTTTCTTTTGCTTCTTGAGTTCGTATTTTAAAAATATTTTCCCCATAATTTAGCCCAGAAGCTAAAATAACTTTTTCATCATCTAAAACATCATTTCCTTGAATTGCTATTTCTGAAATGTCAAAGAAACTCGTTTTAGTTGATAAAATAATAAAAATCGATATTAAAAAAAACAATAATATTGTAATAAGTCCTATCTTTTTTTTTCGTATTTTCCTTTCAATATTATTAGTCACTTTAAATCACTCCTGTAGCTTATCCATCAATTAAAAAGCAGCAATAAGCTGCTAAAATATTTTCTGTATATCTGCTCCCAAAGATGCTAAATTTTTCTCAAAATCCTGATAACCTCTATCTATATGATATATATTTTCAACTATAGTAGTTCCTTTAGCTGCTAAACCTGCTAATACTAAAGCAGCTCCACCTCTTAAGTCTTTGGCCGTCACTTTTGCACCAGTTAATTCTTTAACTCCTTTTATTATCGCTACTCTTCCTTCAGTTTTTATCTTGGCCCCCATTCTAACTAATTCATCAACGTGTTTAAATCTATTTTCAAATATAGTTTCGCATACCACACTTGTTCCATTAGCTAATGACAAAAGAGCTATCATTTGAGCTTGCATATCTGTTGGAAAACCAGGGTAAGGTAAAGTTCTAATAGATTCAACAGCATTAGGTCTTTTTGGACCTATTATCTTTAAAGTCGTACAATTGTTATAAATCATACATCCAGCTTCTCTGAGCTTTGCTATTATTGAATTCAAGTGTTCAACTTCTATATTTTTTAAGACAACTTCTCCGCCAGTTATGGCAGAAGCTACCATGAAAGTTCCAGCAACTATTCTATCAGGAATAACTGTATGCTCTACTCCATGTAATTTATCAACACCATCTATTCTTATTGCACTTGTACCTGCTCCATATATTTTTGCACCAGCGGAATTAAGAAAGTTTTGAAGATCGACTATTTCAGGCTCCTTAGCTGCATTTCTGATTATTGTAGTTCCTTTAGCTCTAACTGCAGCTAACATAATATTTTCAGTTGCTCCTACACTAGGATAATCTAATTGAATTTCACACCCTTTTAATTGCTCAGCACAACAATATATATAACCATGAGCTTCTTTAATATCTGCCCCAAGTGCTTTAAGAGCTTTAAGATGTAAATCAATAGGTCTCGGCCCAATGTCACACCCGCCTGGATAAGATATTTCGACTTGACCACATCTTGCTAGCATAGCTCCCATCAAAATGATTGAAGAGCGCATTTCTCTAACCAAATCTTCAGGTATCCTAATTTCCGAAAAAGGCCTTGAGTCTATTGTCATGATATCATCTACTCTATTAACTTTACATCCAATCGATTCTAATATTTGTTCCATTACATCTACATCTCTAATTTTGGGTATGTTAAAAATAGTGCTTACACTATTAGTTATAACAGAAGCAGCAAGAATAGGTAACGCAGAGTTTTTAGCACCACCTATAGTAATTTCTCCTACGAGTCTTTTTCCACCTTCTATAATATACTTACTCATAATTACACCTCCAGAATATGCACCGTACCTATGTATAAAGTCTTTTTTTAAAAAAACAATATATAAATATCTTATGCATATTCTTAAGAGGTGTTACAAAATACTATTTTTCTTTAATTAAATCTATAATCATTCTAAAAATTCTATCAGTAGCATCTATCTTAGCTAATTTCCTACTTTGCTGAGCCATAGATTCTAATTTGTTTTTATCATTTAGTAATTCATTTATCTTTTCATTTAATATTTTGCCATTAAGGTCTTTTTCTAAAATCATAACACTCGCACCTTGTTTTTCTAAAGCTCTTGCATTGAATTCTTGGTGATTCTCTGCTGTATAACTCTTTGGTATTAGTATGCTTGGAACCCCTACAGCAGTAATTTCTGCAATAGTTATTGCACCAGCACTAGTTATAACAAGGTCTGAGGAAGCTAAAACATTAGGCATATCATATAAATATGGTACTACTTTAATATTTTCTTTTAAGCTTTCAATAGAACCTACTTTTTTATTTAAACTATTCATAAAGTCTTCATAAAATCTCTTTCCTGTTACATGAATGATTTGCATTCTTCCCCCTATATTCTTCTGGATAACTTCAAACATTGCTTCATTTAATTTTTTCTGTCCACCACTTCCTCCAAAAGAAAGAATAAGAGGACTAATCTTTTCAGTTGACTTAACTTTATTCTTATTAACTTTCAAAAAGTCATCTCTAACTGGATTTCCAGTTATAGTCACTTTGTTCGGATCGTAAAAATATTTTACAGATTCTTCAAAACTTCCAGCAACTTTATCAACAAATCTAGAAAGAATCCTATTAGTTACTCCTGGATATGCATTTTGTTCGTGAATTAACGTTGGTATTTTCTTTAAAGCTGAAATAAATACTACAGGACCACAAACATATCCACCAGTTCCTATAACTACATCAGGTTGAAACTCATTTATTATTTTTCTTGCGTCATTAAGTCCTTTTAGTAAAGTCTTTATTGAATCTAAAGTATCTAAAGATAATTTCCTTTTGAAGCCTTTTACACGTATCGCCTTGAATTCAAATCCTTCTCTAGGTACCAGTTCTGCTTCTAAACCTTTCTCAGTTCCAACATATAAAATAGTAGCATTTTGAATTTCTTCCTTTATTTTGTTTGCAATTGCTAAAGCAGGATAGATATGCCCTCCAGTTCCTCCACCAGTAATTAAGAATTTCATATCTTCAACTCCTATCTAAATCTGTATATCTTGAAATATTAAGTAGTATACCAATTGCTGACATAAATATTAAAAGTGATGTACCACCAAAACTAACAAATGGTAAAGGTATCCCAGTAGGAGGTATAGAAGAAGTAACAACTGCTATATGTATCATTGACTGAACAGTTATTAGAGCTACTATGCCTGAAGCTAATAAACAACCAAATAAATCTCTTGTGTTTACAGCTATTCTAATTCCTCTCCATATTAGAATTAAGAATAATATTATCACAGTTACACATCCAACAAAACCAAGTTCCTCACCAATTATTGCAAATATAAAGTCATTATATGGTTCAGGTATGTAAAAGAATTTTTGTCTACTTTTCCCCAAACCCAAACCAAATATTCCTCCTGAACCTAAAGCATACAATGATTGAACTAATTGCCAACCAACTGTATCTTTATATTTAAAAGGATCTAGAAATGCTAAAATCCTTTTTCTTCTAAAATCCTCCTTTAAAATAGCTCCTACTACTCCTCCTAGCCCAAGTAACACGAAAAATGTTAAATGTAAAAATCTCATTCCAGCAATAAATAACATAATCATAAGTGTTAATCCTAAAGTTGCACTAGTACTCAAATCTTTTTGAATTATTATCAATCCACAAGCAATCCCTATAATAATAAGAGATGGCATTACTCCTTTGAAAAAAGATTCTATCTTGTCTTTTTTTCTAGCCAAATATGAAGCTAAATATATTATTGAACCTAATTTTATAGCTTCTGAAGGCTGAAAAGTTGTAAATCCTAAATTTATCCATCTTCTTGCACCATGAAATTCAGTACCAAGTGGAGTAAAAATTAATAGACCTAAAACTATACTTATCAAGAAAATTAATTTAGATAGTTTCTGTAATCTCCAATAATCAAAATTCATAAAAAATATCATAGCAAATAGCCCAAGTACACTAAAAAACATCTGCTTTTTCAAAAAGAAGTATCCATCTTTCATTTTATAATATGCTTCTGGATAACTAGAACTAAAAACCATAATTATACCAATAAAAACTAAAAGGATAGTTACAATCATTAAAGTAAAATCACAGGCTCTCTTTTTTATCATTATTAAGCCCCCTCAAACTATTGACTGCTCTCTTAAAATCTTTACCCCTTTCCTCAAAATTCTTATACATATCCCAGCTAGCACAAGCAGGTGAAAGCAGTACATTATCACCACTTTTAGCTAATTCATAACTTTTCTCAACTGCCTTCTCCATATTTTCTACTATATGTATATTCCTAAAGCCCAATTTTATTGCAGCATCTTTTATTTTTATAGCTGTCTCACCAAGTAATATTAACTCTTTCACTTTATTGTTAAAGCTACTTATAAATTCATCAAATTCATTCCCTTTATCTAGACCACCAGCTATAAGAATTATTGGGCTTTCTATAGCTTCAATAGCCTTTATTGCAGCATCTGGATTGGTAGCTTTTGAATCATTATAAAAACTAACACCATTAATTTCGTCAACAAACTCAAGCCTGTGCTCTACCCCTTCAAAATTTCTTAAAGTATCAGCAATTACTTCTAAGTCTACCCCCATTACCCAGCCGACACTAACCGCAGCAAGTGCATTCTCCAAGTTATGTTTACCAGGTATCTTTATTTCATTACATGAAATAACAGGTATTATTTTCTTTCCATCATTCACTACTATTTTATTATCTTTTACATATACACCATTTTCTAATTCATGGCATTGGCTAAAAAATATAATATTTGAGCACACTTCACTTGATAATTTTCTTAAAAGTTTATCATCATAGTTAAGTATTGTATAATCATCTTTATCCTGATTAGCAAATATTTTCTTTTTAGCATTTATATAATTATCAAAGGAACCATGCCATTTCAAATGGTCAGGAGTTATATTAAGAATAACACTAGCCTTAGGTTTAAAGTATTTTGTACTCTC includes:
- the murG gene encoding undecaprenyldiphospho-muramoylpentapeptide beta-N-acetylglucosaminyltransferase, translated to MKFLITGGGTGGHIYPALAIANKIKEEIQNATILYVGTEKGLEAELVPREGFEFKAIRVKGFKRKLSLDTLDSIKTLLKGLNDARKIINEFQPDVVIGTGGYVCGPVVFISALKKIPTLIHEQNAYPGVTNRILSRFVDKVAGSFEESVKYFYDPNKVTITGNPVRDDFLKVNKNKVKSTEKISPLILSFGGSGGQKKLNEAMFEVIQKNIGGRMQIIHVTGKRFYEDFMNSLNKKVGSIESLKENIKVVPYLYDMPNVLASSDLVITSAGAITIAEITAVGVPSILIPKSYTAENHQEFNARALEKQGASVMILEKDLNGKILNEKINELLNDKNKLESMAQQSRKLAKIDATDRIFRMIIDLIKEK
- the spoVE gene encoding stage V sporulation protein E, yielding MIKKRACDFTLMIVTILLVFIGIIMVFSSSYPEAYYKMKDGYFFLKKQMFFSVLGLFAMIFFMNFDYWRLQKLSKLIFLISIVLGLLIFTPLGTEFHGARRWINLGFTTFQPSEAIKLGSIIYLASYLARKKDKIESFFKGVMPSLIIIGIACGLIIIQKDLSTSATLGLTLMIMLFIAGMRFLHLTFFVLLGLGGVVGAILKEDFRRKRILAFLDPFKYKDTVGWQLVQSLYALGSGGIFGLGLGKSRQKFFYIPEPYNDFIFAIIGEELGFVGCVTVIILFLILIWRGIRIAVNTRDLFGCLLASGIVALITVQSMIHIAVVTSSIPPTGIPLPFVSFGGTSLLIFMSAIGILLNISRYTDLDRS
- a CDS encoding DUF881 domain-containing protein; its protein translation is MRELKSKIAFALVCLILGIIIAIQFKTVNETVGNGILPTKSAQQLALELKKLKDEKEKLLEELNSLESKVKQYEKNAAEENVYIKNLMKELQKYRMFGGYEPVKGPGIIVVVNDPPIEVQFGDDTSIIVNNYDFLLEIISNLNAAGAEAISVNEQRYTGFTEIVPAGNHLEINGVSYGPPFIIKAIGEPKILESALRLKGGVVWYMENLFNLDVQIKEEKNIEIPRYTRLNEFKYAKPIDNATD
- the ftsA gene encoding cell division protein FtsA, producing MGNVVTSIDLGSSKICVIISEIDSNGQLQIVGIGKSRCKGIKKGVVVDIEETTKAILEAVTQAENMADLEVYEAYINIPGGYTKLFRNKGIIAVSSDDKEISFEDVKRVLNSATIVSIPQDKRIIDIIPRQYIVDGYDEISDPVGMVGIRLEVEADIIVGSTTTVLNLVKSVNKAGIEVLGIVMEPIATSEAVLTKDEKDLGVLLLDIGAGTSDFSVFKNGTLIYSNILPIAGNHITNDISVGLRLPFNRSEEIKKKFGVAYTKLADDNNVFEINPLGFSNNLEINEMQLSEIIEARIKEIFELINIDLIKNRVKDKILTGMVITGGGVSYFKGVTELGIEVFGLPVRIGQPFQMGAQEPIFSSAVGLVNYGFKRKLNYYIEYNNVEIKKSRGKKRNKNTKSVMSFLKTIWDEYF
- a CDS encoding cell division protein FtsQ/DivIB, producing MTNNIERKIRKKKIGLITILLFFLISIFIILSTKTSFFDISEIAIQGNDVLDDEKVILASGLNYGENIFKIRTQEAKENLLSHPYVKSVNIKRLFPNKLVITIKERNEFLLIPYLDSYIYIDDEGYVLNLLAYKKENLLEIEGINIKDISIGKKISLENNISLEKIIDLIKDCKKIGLYKEMKKVKIDNKSNIVIYLKSGIKVAFGYLNNVKYKLSFTIKILDDLKNRGIDKGTIYFNKGDSPIFIPEGD
- a CDS encoding small basic family protein, with product MILALLGILIGVLIGFYIPVTYSTSYSLYISVAILACLDSVFGGIRANLEQKFDTRIFVTGFFGNAILAAFLAYIGDRLGVPLYYAAIFAFGSRLFQNFAIIRRILINR
- the murA gene encoding UDP-N-acetylglucosamine 1-carboxyvinyltransferase — its product is MSKYIIEGGKRLVGEITIGGAKNSALPILAASVITNSVSTIFNIPKIRDVDVMEQILESIGCKVNRVDDIMTIDSRPFSEIRIPEDLVREMRSSIILMGAMLARCGQVEISYPGGCDIGPRPIDLHLKALKALGADIKEAHGYIYCCAEQLKGCEIQLDYPSVGATENIMLAAVRAKGTTIIRNAAKEPEIVDLQNFLNSAGAKIYGAGTSAIRIDGVDKLHGVEHTVIPDRIVAGTFMVASAITGGEVVLKNIEVEHLNSIIAKLREAGCMIYNNCTTLKIIGPKRPNAVESIRTLPYPGFPTDMQAQMIALLSLANGTSVVCETIFENRFKHVDELVRMGAKIKTEGRVAIIKGVKELTGAKVTAKDLRGGAALVLAGLAAKGTTIVENIYHIDRGYQDFEKNLASLGADIQKIF
- the murD gene encoding UDP-N-acetylmuramoyl-L-alanine--D-glutamate ligase, with amino-acid sequence MELKYRNILILGLGISGVSTAKALNKLNVNIIISDRKKEDELKPYIDELRGIKVKYVLGTNDVDLDNIDLIIKSPGIPLNLPIISKAVEKGIEVITDIELAYRISSNQFIAITGTNGKTTTTTLIGEVFKNANKVCHVTGNVGVGILWKLINSNKNDIFVVEVSSFQLESTKYFKPKASVILNITPDHLKWHGSFDNYINAKKKIFANQDKDDYTILNYDDKLLRKLSSEVCSNIIFFSQCHELENGVYVKDNKIVVNDGKKIIPVISCNEIKIPGKHNLENALAAVSVGWVMGVDLEVIADTLRNFEGVEHRLEFVDEINGVSFYNDSKATNPDAAIKAIEAIESPIILIAGGLDKGNEFDEFISSFNNKVKELILLGETAIKIKDAAIKLGFRNIHIVENMEKAVEKSYELAKSGDNVLLSPACASWDMYKNFEERGKDFKRAVNSLRGLNNDKKESL
- a CDS encoding DUF881 domain-containing protein; protein product: MDKKYIGNITILIVTIITGILFSFQFKQNIDDYTLVSLNSIKMTKKEINNYKREISNLKRLIEEKKSEINKYHKAIVDKDSFAELLEQEIKDIRFEIGLEDVQGPGIIIKMEDNDKEVSYGENVNYDLVHDLDVLKLINDLSAAGAEAISINGQRILSRSEIKCGGPIITVNKERLASPFVIKAIGDPKVLYAAINAPNTNGYILKEVRNIKIQTKISDNIFIPRYWGNITFNQAKPIEEGE